Part of the Lycium ferocissimum isolate CSIRO_LF1 chromosome 6, AGI_CSIRO_Lferr_CH_V1, whole genome shotgun sequence genome, ACCTTAATATATAAGATCGAATACTTTACATACTCCATCAACTGTTTACAAATAATGTTGAGGCTCTTATTTATGCAACTTTAACGGTAGGTTGTATTGAAGATGTAAACTTCATACTCTCAAAATACTGCAATTTGAAGTTGAACAAGTTATAATGTTAAATTAATCTATtttaatttagcttcaaagattagtaaaattatctcttgataagcgaaacgtgacaagtaaaagtaaacgaAGGGAGTATTTGGAATTTCACTTTCACGAAAGTTCTAAATTATTGTCATGGAagtgcttttttattttttatttctttttattatcaTACGATTCTCGAAATATATTGGTCTAATTAATTAGACTCGGAACGTGTAAATATGGTTCCCCACACAAGGGTTTTCATTCATGGGGCTTGAATTTGAAATCTCTAATCAAGCGTAAAGTGATTACATCCAGGTAAAAATGGTGGTGGTTACACCAAATCATACAAATTCACCATGgttaaatcatatatatatatatttatcgaCTGTAGTTTAATCATAAAAGTTCACATAAAACATATGTCATGTATTCATTAGTTTGGTGCAAACACCGATACAAGTAAAGTTTTACCTCCCCTCCATTATACCAAATCCCTTAGGCGGTTTTTCTTCTTCTACACTTGACTTCTCATTcctcttattttaattttaattctttttgtaTATGTCAAACGAGTCTATAATTAAGCTCTTATTTTTGCAACTTAACGATTGTGTATATAAAAGATTTAACTTCAGCATTCTCAAAAAATGCAAGCTCAATGTAATAGATTTGAAATTCATCAGTCTCAAATTTATAGCAATTGGAACATATACGTCATCTCATTTCAACTTTGAACAAGATGAAGTgttcatataaattttatttaagatGGCTTATGATGTTCATCCAAACGAAAgtttacaaaaattaaaatagccAAAAGAATAAGTAACATAAAACGAAACGCTAAATTTGAGatttttattcatatatatgttttaaTTAAATCGATTACAACCTTTTGAAGGAAATGAGCGTTCTAACTTTACTTCCAGAACTCTCGTGAACAACTACTAAATAATTACCGGTGATAAATTTTTCCTGGCAGCGATAACTAATTTATAAGTGATGCCATTGACAACTTGAATTTTACCCCCCAATACACTATCAAACTTCAATGGAGAGtgttttgatatgttgttgtatgAATCTACTGCAAATTCTCCAATTTTCACCAATTTAGGGTCCTTTGGGTCCTTAATGGGCTGCCAACCACCAACTGGGCTTGGATTTGGGCCATCATTTGCTGCACAAACACGGGCCAATGTTGAAGCAACTACTAAAATTGAAAGAGtcacaaaaatgaaagaattgaaattgaaagccatttttcttttaagcggaatttgtttgtgttgtgctTAACACTAATTGGTGAGGGGATTATTTATAGGAAAATGTGAGAGCTAATTTAGTTAGAAGCATAGGCCAATTAGGTAATATTAATAAGTTTATTACTTTAGAGGTTAATTAAATTATGTTTTCTTCATATGGTTGGCAATAAGTTAGCTACCTAAGTTGTTTaggaaacaaaaaaggaaatgtTTTAAATATAAGTATGACATATGATGCGGAAATAAGTATAATTAAGGAAGATTTGCTGCAAtgctagaaaatatttttctatttcattTGAATTGATATTATTGCATAAATCCAAGTTAACATCATCATACTTTCCAATCATAAAAAGCCACTAGGACTACATGGATAAAAAGAAAATCCTCTTACTTGAGTTTATGTCTACCTATTGTTAAGAAaaacattaaaataaaaaaaagaatggtATTGTCATTTGTGAtaatttttttgactttttttttaagtcgCATCTTAAATGATACTGAAACATAATTCAATATCTTCATAATTAGTTAATTACGAATTTCATCAATCGTTTTAGGTTGCTTAGTCATGTTAATTTTAACACCTTCACGTTATTTACATTTGTTAAGTCTAGCTAAACTGGAGCCTGTTTTTTGGAGCTATCCTTCTTTACATGCTTTATTTAAATTTCGCAAAGACCTTCATGAGATTGAATTGGTAACCTTAGTTCCCTTCTATAATGAACCTCCTTAATTTCATGTTTTGATTTAAAATCGCATTTCAataggaaataaaataaaataaatatagtaaaaGCCTTAACGAAGTGGACTATGATGCTAGATTGTACTTTAGGGTCCTCAgccacaccaacaacaacaacaataaaataccCAAAGTGATGTACAATGCGAGTCCCGAGGATAGATTGTACCTACCCCTACCTAGTAGTAGGGATTGCTGTTCAAGACCTCGGCACACCctctaaataaaatcatattctctctgttttaatttatttgtctgGTTTTAACTTGACACGAAGTTTcagaaagtaaaataaaacttttgaatcttgtggtcataaattaaagatatgcaaaatgtaccaaaataccctttaatcttgtggtcttaaacatgttaTGTGggaagttgaaattaaagagttggccaaaaaattaaaaatgtattcttttttaaacggactaaaaagaagtaagacaaacaaattgaaacagatagAGTATTATTTAAAGAATCAAAGATATAATCATTTTCATAACTTATAGTGAACCTTTGAAGTGTCCATTAACTATTTCCTTAATTGTAGTTAAtatgttaattagttaatttaatCAACGatcagtttttttaaaaaaaatggacaaGTGGCCTTCATCCAAATGCGTATATTGTGAGGAAATGGAGAAAAGTTGGATACTAGATTATTCAGGAAGCAACTTTTGTAtagttgtttttttcttttttctttttccctttcttacAATCAACATCACAGTCCTCTTGCAAGTAGAAAACATTGATGtgaaattcaaattttcaaaatatttgatttgGAACATTTTCCGTGTCATTTCAAAGTTGAACAAGTTATAATGTCCATACATATCAGATTATTTATGCGTgattcaaatttgaaacattttATTAAGAGCGGAGGATTATGTCTGTCTCATCACACTCTTTGCATGTTTTTGTCTCCCGATACTTtgcttctctttcctttttttttttcattatatatattaaacgAGTGTTGTAACTTTACTGTAgcttatattaaaattttaaaataattttagactAATATAATACAGAACGTAAATTTGCGattcaaaataattaatatagCCAAAAGACAAGTAACATAAAACGGAAGGTAAATATGAGatttttattcatatatatatacactttgaATAAATAATGGATTACAAACTTTTGAAGGAAATGAGTGTTCTGACATAATCCATTAAATCATTAACCGTGGTAATCATTTTGCTTGGGGTAGATAACTAATTTGATAAATGATGCCACTAACAACTTGAAATTTACCCCCCAACTCACTCAAAATTCAATAAATTTACTGCAAATTCTCCAATTTTCACCACTTTTGGGTTCTTTGGGTCCTTAATGGGCTGCCAACCACCAAGTGGGCTTGATTTTGGCCCATCATTTGTTGCAAAAACATGGCCCAACGTTGAAGCAACCACTACAATTGAAAGTCACAAAAATGAGAGAATCGAATTTTAAAGccatttttcttttaagaagAATTTGTTTAGTGCAGAGCTTAACACTAATTGGTGAGGGAACTATTTATCGGAGAATTAGTTTTTGGATCATGTACAATACTCATTCacatcttaaaatattccataaaactttaatcACTAGTTTTTTACTCTTTCCGAATATTGTAACTGATGAATTTAGTAATTCTTTAGTTCCTTTAGTACCTTAATATATAAGATCGAATAGTTTACATACTCCTTCAATTGTTTACAAATAATGTTGAAGCTCTTATTTATGCAACTTTAATGGCAGCTTGTATAGAAGATGTGAAATTCAGACTCTCAAAAAACTTCAATTGAGACATTTTTCGCATTTCGAAGTTGAACAATTTATAATGTCCATGCATACGTACATACTTTTAAGATTTATGGATATCCTGGAAAAAGTAACTACGCATGATAATAGACAAAAGAGTAAGTAACATAAATGAAATGCTAAAAATTGAGTTgtttgtaaaaaatatattcgTTAAATAATAGGTACTTCTAAATGCTCATACACttaagtttaaagcaaaatATTAAGTGAAAGAAATGAGTTTTCTGACATTGTCCTTAGAATTTTCGAAAACAACCGCTAAATATTCATCCGTGACATCAAATTCTGTGGTGACAATTGCCAGCCGATAATTGATGCCCTTATTATCGACTTGAAATTTTCCATTGGACACACTCTCAAATATCAATTCTCTACCTTCTGCTCTGCTGTTTTCCGTATTTACTGCAAATTTTGCAACGTCTACCACTTTAGGACCACTTGTATCTTCTATGGGGTGCCAATCACCATGTGAGGGGGACGGAGCTAGAGAATCATGTACATGTTTGAACGAATCTAGTAACTTTTGATCATCATTTGCTGCAAAAACATGGCAGAAGGTGGAAGCAACTACTACCATTGAAAGAATCACAAACAGGAGGAAATTAGATTTAAAAGccatttttcttttaagaagAATTTGATAATGGAGTGCTTAACACTAATTGGCGAAAAGGTTATTTATTGGAAAACTTGAAAGCCAGATTAGTAATAAGCAAAATTAGGAAAGATGATAAGTTATTACTTATAGAGTTAATTGAAATTATGTTATCTTTATGATTGGCAATAAATCATCTAACAGTCAGGGAATCCCTAATAGTCAGGGAAAAGACGGATTGTTTTGAAGAAATACACGTGATTTGGAAAAATTTACAAGTTTACTAATTAAGGCCAGGAAGATACGCGACGCtgctaataaaaaaattatattatcatTTGAATTGACATTATTGCATAAATTCTAGTTAACATTGTCATATTTTTTGTTAACTTATTAAAACCCACCAAGGTGGCTAGATTTCTTTTAAACACGAAAACCAAGAAATGTAAAAGTGATGAGGCAAACTAAATAATGTCACGACCTAAGCTCATGACAAATATTCTCTGCTTTGGCCTAATAGATCTCATCGATTTGTCCTTCGAGCTACAACATCTTCGAGCTCAAAAACACACGTATCATGTGACATTATGTTATGTCTTGTAAACCTCTCCACTTTCCTCTCTCAATTTGATGTGAGATTTGTCTAAAGTATAATATGCACCCCTTCTTCAAAACTTGTTAGTTGAGATATATGTCAATCCTTCTCATTAAGCTGCTTCATCGTCCCCACTTCCGTCATGGGCCTCACGTCTAAATCTAACATCACTAGGGTAGTACGTCCTAgatggagattttttttttttatcttgccTTGAATTTATGTCTACCTataattaaatagaaaaaacaaaataaaaagatgtaaAGAATCCTATTATGGTAACTTTCTCGATTTTCTCTTAAGTCGTGTCTTACCTCCACTGGATCATCAAGCGAAGAAAATACATTACTACTCCACCTGAAATTTTCGAAATTCACTCCTATTTTCCAATAGACAGGAAAAATAcattgacatttttttttccataagatAATTATTGTTCGAAGCCATAATAAGAGACTTTAGATTACCAACAAAGGTTACGTTGGGATAGATAAAATCTCTCTGCCTTTAAGGTTTCGGATTCGAGCGCACGCTCCTGAATATGAAAAAATTCTATTGGAGAGAGCTTCCCCCTAAATGGGTCTGGATTAATTAGGACTCCGATGTGGATTCCTAACACTGTGGCAAACTAAATAAAAAGAGACTTTAGATTCAACTATTAAGATAAACttataattttgaaatttaagaGAGAAAATCTCATTATTATAATGTTACAAAATGAACAAGACACTAAAAGCAACGGACCTTTCTAAGCAAGTACTTTTATAGAATTTCCTTTTGCCAAATACAAGCATCCAATATAGCtttctattttatttgaattgaaattatCGCATATGATTCAAATTAACGTTATTATAGTTTCTAATCATAAAAAGTCACCAGGATTTTGGGACTACACGGAGAAAAAAAATCCTCTTACTAGTTTATGTCTACCCATTAAAAGTCAGTTCGGTACACAAAACATCCTGCGTTAGTAGGATTCAAGGAAGAGCCGCACCTCAAGGGATGTAATGTAGACATTCTACCTTAATGCAAGCAACTAATGCTGCTTCCACGGCTAGAACCCGTGGCATATAAGTCACACGAAGACAACTTACATAGAGACCGTTCTAATAACAGCTCTACCTATtgttaaagaaatttttttaaaaaaaatccaaataataaagataaaagaATGATATTGcgatgattttcttgattttttaaagTCGCATCTTGAAACAATGGACCATCCTCCCTTGCAACATATTTACATGGAGGCCTACATGGTGGCAGATTCGCCAGctaactttgaaaattttggactTCACATAGCTTAGCTAAATCAAAGACTATTTCTTGGAGCTATGAGCTATCCCGCTTTACATGCTTTATTTAAATTCCTCAAAGGCTTTCGTAAGACTGAATTGTTAGGATTAATTCCCTTCTATAATGAACCActttaatattttgttttgaattaaaatcacatttcattaggaaaaataaataaatatagtaaaGGCTTTCAAAATACTGTAATTGAGACATCTTTCCTCTAATTCTGAAGTTGAACAAGATAAAATGtcaatacatacatatgttAAGATGATttatgaatatcatgaaaaaaagaaaattcattaCGCATAATTAATATAGAAAAAAAGTAAGTAACATGCTAAATTTAAATTGTTTATGCAAAAATATATCGGGTAATTAATTGGCACTTCTAAATGCTCATACACTTAAGTTTTAAGCAAAAGATTAATCCCAGGAAATGAGTTTTCTAACATGgtccttagaattttcaagaacaaccaCTGAATATTCATTTAATTCAGAGAATTTTGTGGCAAGAATATCCAATTGATAAGTGATGCCATTATTATCAATTCGAAATTTTCCATCCTC contains:
- the LOC132060522 gene encoding cysteine proteinase inhibitor 6-like, translating into MAFKSNFLLFVILSMVVVASTFCHVFAANDDQKLLDSFKHVHDSLAPSPSHGDWHPIEDTSGPKVVDVAKFAVNTENSRAEGRELIFESVSNGKFQVDNKGINYRLAIVTTEFDVTDEYLAVVFENSKDNVRKLISFT